The stretch of DNA TCAGTGCGATGGATTGCCAGACGCCCAGGATCATTGCGTCTTGTACGCTCCAGTCCTTTTGGCTTTGATGGGTTTCACCGATCTGGTCTGACCAATACAGCAGCACACCAAACACCAGCATGGCCCAACCAATCACTTTGATTGACCGCATCATCTCATCGAGTCCAGTCATGTGCAGGATCAGGCCCAGTGCGACAACCGGAATCGAGCTGACAAGCAGCAAGAGCGCGAGTTTAGCCCCTTGAGTGTCGATCCGGCCCATCATCAATTGCGGGAGCCCCAGAATTGCGGCTCTGACATCGGACCAGAAATAGAGAATGACGGCGAAAAGGGTGCCAAGGTGCACCGCGACATCAATCACCTGACCTTGATCTGCAAGTCCGGTCAGCGCGGGTAAAAGAATCAGGTGCCCTGAGGACGATACTGGCAAAAATTCTGTCAGCCCCTGAATGGCGGCAATAAGGATCAGGTGAAGTATTGGCATGCGTGGGTTCCGTTGAACTTAGGGGTACAGCTATAACCCATTGAGTTTTCTTGGGAAGATCGTATTTAAATCCGACTCGGACCTAAAATGTTGAAAATTTGTTTCCGATACGCTCGGTGTGGTGGAGGTATTTTAATAATAGGTAAACTTTTATGACTTTATTTTCTACAAAGCATTCGCTAAACAGGCTCTGACACCAGAGAAACCGGAGGCCATGCTGTGGCAAAGCAACCGATGTTAAAATTTGTATCCGTGGATCGTGACATGCCGCAAAAGCGCATGGCGGAGGAGCGGAATCAGGATTTCCATGAAATTTATGCGGAATACGCCGACGCAAAGGCCAAAGAGCAGGCCAGTCGGTGTAGTCAATGCGGTGTGCCCTACTGTCAGACCCATTGCCCGCTTCAAAACAATATCCCTGACTGGCTGCGCCTGACGGCCGAGGGGCGCCTGGAAGAGGCGTATCAAACCAGCCAGATGACCAACACCTTTCCGGAAATATGCGGTCGCATCTGTCCGCAGGACCGGTTGTGTGAAGGGAACTGCGTGATCGAACAATCGGGTCATGGTACAGTTACTATTGGTTCGGTCGAGAAGTATTTGACGGATACCGCTTGGGAAAACGGTTGGGTGAAACCGATTGTACCGCAGCACGAACGTGTTGAATCCGTTGGTATTATTGGTGCAGGACCGGGCGGCTTGGCAGCAGCGGATGTGTTGCGGCGCGCGGGTGTGCAAGTGACCGTATATGATCGGCACGACCGCGCAGGTGGCTTGCTGACCTATGGTATTCCGGGCTTTAAGCTTGAGAAAGACGTGGTGCTGCGCCGGGTAGAGCAACTGGCGCAGGCGGGTGTCGCGTTTGTAATGAATTGCGATGTCGGGACGGACATCACATTCGAGGAATTGCGTAGCAAACACAGTGCGTTACTGATTGCGACCGGCGTTTATAAATCACGCGATCTGCAGGGTCCGGGGTCCGGGGCGCAGGGGATTGTGCGGGCGATTGATTATCTGACCGCCAGTAACAAGCTGAACTTTGAGGATACGGTGCCCGAATTTGAAAGCGGTGAGCTGAACGCCGAGGGCAAACGTGTTGTCGTGATCGGTGGTGGTGATACGGCGATGGACTGTGTTCGAACGGCGATCCGGCAAGGGGCGACTTCGGTCAAATGCCTGTATCGCCGTGACCGGGAGAACATGCCGGGCAGCCAGCGTGAGACGCAAAATGCAGAAGAGGAAGGTGTTGAATTTCAGTGGCTTAGCGCGCCATTGGCGTTCTCGGGTGACCCGGTGAATTCCGTAAAAGTGCAACAAATGCGCCTTGGAACACCGGATGCTAGCGGCCGACGCAGCCCTGAGCCGATTGACGGGGCCGAGATTGATGAACCTGCGGATCTGGTAATCAAAGCGCTGGGATTTGAGCCGGAAGATCTGCCAAGCCTTTGGAATGAAGGCGAATTGGAGGTGACCGATTGGGGCACCGTCAAAGCGCAGTTCACCACTGGGCAGACCTCAATGGACGGTGTGTTTGCCGTGGGCGATATCGTGCGCGGGGCATCCTTGGTGGTTTGGGCCATCAAAGACGGCCGCGATTCAGCTGAGGCCATTCTGGATTACCTGAACAGTAAACAGGCCGTCGCGGCCGAATAAAATGCGTACAGCCTGTACAGGATGTACGCACGTTATGTACACAAATCGGTCTGGTTCCATTGCTGCGCAGGAATTGCAGTTGGAATGCTAGATGCGGGCGAAAAAGCGAGATTAGGGCAAAGGCCCTGACCCACCGAGTAAAGGAAGGGTAAAGACCAATGAAGAAACTGGATCTTAACTGGGCGGCCAAAGAAGAGGCCAAACGTAAGTGGCTGGCCGAGAATGGCATGTACGCCGAGGAGGAGGAGCACTCCTCTTGTGGTGTTGGTTTGGTGGTCTCGGTTGATGGGCAACCCTCGCGCCGCGTGGTTGAGGCCGGGATTGATGCGCTCAAAGCGATCTGGCACCGCGGCGCGGTGGATGCCGATGGCAAAACTGGCGATGGCGCGGGCATCCACGTGCAGATCCCGGTGCCGTTTATTTATGACCAGATCCGCCGCACGGGCCACGAGCCACGACAGGATCAGTTGGTTGCTGTTGGACAAGTGTTTTTGCCACGGACCGATTTTGGTGCGCAGGAGGCGTGCCGGACAATCGTGGAAACCGAAGTGCTGCGTATGGGGCACACAATCTATGGCTGGCGGCATGTGCCGGTGGATGTGACGTGTCTGGGGGAAAAGGCCAACGCCACCCGGCCCGAGATTGAACAGATCCTGATTTCCAACGCAAAAGACATCGATGAAGACGATTTCGAGCGCGAACTTTATGTGATCCGTCGCCGGATCGAAAAAGCAGTGACCGAGGCCAACATCAACGGACTTTATATTGCGTCGCTGTCGTGCCGGTCGATCATCTACAAGGGCATGATGCTGGCGGAAGAGGTGGCAGTCTTTTACCCCGATCTGATGGACGAGCGGTTCATCTCTAGCTTTGCGATTTATCACCAACGTTATTCGACCAATACTTTCCCGCAGTGGTGGCTGGCGCAGCCGTTCCGCATGTTGGCCCATAACGGTGAGATCAACACGCTTAAGGGCAACATGAACTGGATGAAAAGCCATGAGATCCGCATGGCAAGCAATTCATTCGGAGAGATGGCCGAAGATATCAAACCGATCATTGCAGGAGGGTCATCAGACTCGGCTGCTTTGGATGCGGTGTTTGAGGTGCTGGTGCGTGCGGGCCGGTCGGCCCCTATGGCGAAAACCATGCTGGTGCCGGAAAGCTGGTCCAAGCAGGCCGAGGAACTGCCGCAGGCGTGGCGCGATATGTATTCATATTGCAATTCGGTGATGGAACCATGGGATGGGCCAGCGGCATTGGCGATGACCGATGGACGTTGGGTTTGCGCGGGGCTTGACCGAAACGGGTTGCGCCCAATGCGTTATGTTTTGACCGGTGATGGTCTGGTGATTGCCGGGTCTGAGGCCGGGATGGTGCCAATTGATGAAGCGTCGGTTATTGAAAAAGGCGCGCTTGGACCCGGGCAGATGCTGGCCGTGGACATGAAAAAGGGCGTCATGTACCGCGATAATGAGATCAAGGATAAGCTGTCGCAAGCCTTGCCATTTGATGAATGGGTCAACCGGATCAACGATCTGGAGCAGGAACTTGCGGGCGTCACTGAGAAGCCAATTTTTACCGGGGCCGAATTGCGCCAACGGCAGAATGCGGCGGGTTATACCATTGAAGAGCTGGAACAAATTCTGGCGCCAATGGCTGAAGACGGCAAAGAAACACTGGCCAGTATGGGCGATGATACACCGTCCGCGGTCTTGTCAGCGCAGTACCGGCCATTGAGCCATTTCTTCCGTCAGAATTTCAGTCAGGTGACGAACCCGCCGATTGATAGCCTGCGCGAATATCGGGTGATGAGCCTGAAGACGCGGTTCGGGAACCTCAAAAACGTGCTGGATGAAAGCGGCGCGCAGACCGAGATTATCGTGCTGGAAAGCCCGTTTCTGGGCAATGCCCAATGGGCCGAGCTGCAAAGCCATTTCAACGCTGATGTGGCCGAGATTGATTGTACCTTTGTCAGCGGTTCGGGGGCCTTGCAGGCGGGGTTAGAGCGGATCCGGGCCGAAGCCGAAGATGCGGTACGCTCTGGTGCCGGACATATTGTTTTGACCGATCAACATCTGGATGCAGACAAGATCGGCATGTCGATGATTTTGGCGACCTCTGCCGTACATAGCCATCTGACACGCAAGGGATTGCGAACCTTCTGTTCGTTGAATGTGCGGTCGGCGGAATGTATCGACCCACATTATTTTGCCGTGCTGATCGGTGCGGGTGCAACCGTTGTGAACGCCTATCTGGCCGAGGATTCTATCGCTGACCGTCTGGAGCGGGGCCTGCTGGATGGCAGTTTGACCGAGAACATTGCGCGCTATCGCAACGCGATTGATCAGGGTCTGTTGAAGATCATGGCCAAGATGGGGATCTCGGTCGTGTCCTCTTATCGTGGTGGAATGAACTTTGAGGCGGTCGGTCTGAGCCGGGCGATGTGTGCAGAATACTTCCCCGGGTTAACCAGCCGGATCAGTGGCATTGGCGTTTCGGGCATTCAGACGAAGTTGGAAGAAGTGCACGCACGGGCCTTTGGCGCCGGGCAGGATATTTTGCCCATTGGCGGGTTCTACAAAGCGCGCAAGTCGGGTGAAACCCATGCCTGGGCGGCGACCAACATGCACATGCTGCAGATGGCGTGTAACAATGCCAGCTATGCCCTGTGGCAGCGGTATTCGAAAACCATGCAGTCAAATCCACCGATTCACATTCGTGACCTGATGGCGATCAAACCGATGGGAGAGGCGATTGCACTGGAAGAGGTCGAAAGCGTGACAGCGATCCGAAAACGGTTCGTGACGCCGGGCATGTCGCTGGGGGCATTGAGCCCGGAGGCGCATAAGACGCTGAACGTGGCGATGAACCGGATTGGGGCGCGCTCGGACAGTGGAGAGGGTGGCGAAGATCCGGCGCATTTTGTGCCGGAGGCCAATGGGGATAATCCGTCTGCAAAGATCAAGCAGGTGGCCTCAGGCCGGTTTGGGGTGACTGCGGAATACCTGAACCAGTGTGAAGAGCTGGAGATCAAGGTGGCGCAGGGCGCGAAGCCCGGTGAGGGTGGTCAGCTGCCGGGGATGAAGGTCACTGACCTGATCGCGCGGCTGCGGCATTCGACCAAGGGCGTGACATTGATTTCACCGCCGCCACATCATGATATTTACTCGATCGAGGATTTGGCGCAGCTGATTTATGATCTCAAGCAGATCAACCCGACGGTCAAAGTGACGGTCAAGCTGGTTGCGCAATCGGGTGTGGGCACAATTGCCGCTGGTGTGGCCAAGGCCAAGGCGGATGTTATTCTGGTCTCGGGTCATAATGGCGGTACCGGGGCCAGCCCGGCAACGTCGATCAAATATGCCGGATTGCCGTGGGAGATGGGCCTGACTGAGGCGCATCAGGTGCTGAGCATGAACAACCTGCGTGAGCGCATTACCCTGCGCACCGATGGTGGCTTGCGTACTGGGCGCGATATCGTGATGGCGGCGATGATGGGGGCTGAGGAATATGGTATCGGTACTGCCGCGCTGATTGCGATGGGCTGCATTATGGTGCGCCAGTGTCAGAGCAACACCTGTCCGGTTGGGGTCTGTACACAAGATGAGGCGCTGCGTGGCAAGTTTACTGGCAACGCGGAGAAGGTTGTGAACTTGATCACCTTCTATGCGCAGGAAGTGCGGGAAATTCTGGCCAGCATTGGCGCGCGATCATTGGATGAGGTGATTGGACGGGCGGATCTGCTGACGCAGGTTTCGCGTGGCTCGGCGCATCTGGATGATCTGGATCTTAACCCGATGTTGATCACCGTGGGTGGTGTGGGCGAGGCGGCATATGACCGCAATCGTCCGCGGACCGAAGTGCCTGATACGCTGGACGCTGAAATTGTGCGCGATGCCAGCCGGTTCCTGGAAGACGGAGAAAAGATGCAGCTGCATTACGCGGTGCAAAACACGCACCGGACGGTGGGCACGCGAGTGTCGAGCCATATCGTGCGGAACTTCGGCATGCGCAACACGTTGCAACCGGACCATTTGACGGTGAAGTTGTCGGGTAGTGCGGGGCAGTCGCTGGGGGCTTTTGCGGCACCGGGGCTGAAGATCGAAGTGTCGGGCGATGCCAACGACTATGTCGGCAAAGGCCTGTCTGGCGGCACCATCGTGGTGCATCCACCGCAAAGCAGCCCGTTGGTGGCCGCAGATAACACCATCATCGGCAATACCGTATTGTACGGCGCGACCGATGGGCATCTGTTTGCCGCAGGTCGCGCAGGTGAACGGTTCGCGGTTCGAAACTCTGGCGCGAAGGTGGTGATCGAGGGCTGTGGCAGCAACGGTTGTGAATACATGACTGGCGGTGTTGCTGTGATCCTTGGCTCAATCGGTGCCAACTTTGGCGCAGGGATGACCGGGGGTATGGCCTATCTTTATGATCCTGAAGGACGGTCTGCGACGTTGATTAATCACGAGACGTTGGTCGCTTGCCCTGTGCAGGATGTGCATTGGCAAAATGAGCTGAAGGGGCTGGTTGAACGCCATGCCGCTGAGACCGGCAGCCGCAAAGCTCAGGATATCTTGCAGCATTGGGAGGCCGAACTGGGTAACTTCGTTCAGCTGTGCCCAACCGAGATGCTGGATAAACTGCCACATCCTCTGGGGCATGAGGCGAAGGCTATTCCAGCGGAGTAAGTGATTTCATGTATGAAGCACAAGGCTAGCATAGCTCGCCTTGTTGCGTTTCAAGGCTTTGGCGCGGAAAGCGCCCAATCGAGGCTGCGTTCGTACATGGCAAGACCGGGGGCGATGTCAGCTGGGGCGGCAATGGCAGAGAAGATGAAGCCGTGGGTATAATCGATCAGCAGGTTGAGCATTACGTCTTGCGGATCACCATCGTTGAGCATACGCGTCTCAATCCGGACCAGTTCGGTGTAGCGGATCAGGTCATCTGACATCAGCGTTGGCGTTTGCAGAATGCAGCGGATCAGGGCGGCGTGGCTCAGCGCCATCTCACAATAACGCAGGAGCAAGTCGCGCAAACGCAAAGCGGGGGTGGCCCCTTTGGCAGGTGAGACCAGCCCGGCAAATGCGTCGGTGATAAGTGCCTCAAGCAACTGATGCCGCGTGCCGATGTGGTAGGTAACAGCCATTGGTGTGACGCCCAGCTTGGTAGCTAGCGCGCGGAAGGTGAGGGCCCCTTCGCCCTTGTCATTGAGGATAGAGCAGGCGGCTTTGAGAATATCCGTCTTATGCAGCCGATCCGCCGTCTTGGAGGGGCGGCCCGCGCGTTTGTTTTTGGGGTTTGTCACTGAACTGAATACTGCTTGGTTACCAATCCAGACGGGTATTCCGTGACCGATTCCAGTCTGAGATCAATATCGGCATTAAGAGTGCTGAAAATGCGAATGCCGTCACCTATCAGAATCGGAACGGTGGTGATTTTCAGGCTCTCAATCAGGCCGTCACTTAGGAAAGATTGGATGATCGCGCCGCCATCGACGTAGACACGTTTGTGGCCACGAGATTCAAGTTCAGCCATCAGGGCCGTAGGGGCAAGCATGCTGATTTCGACCTTGTCTTGCAGATGCGTCGGGATATCGGATTGTGTTAGGCTGCGGCTTAGGACAATTACGGGTTTGTCGTAGGGCCATTCATCAAAGCCCAGCACGGTTTTGAACGAGCCGCTGCCCATGACCAACACGTCGATGCTGTCCATGAATGCGGTGAAACCGTGGTCTTCGTCGGTGGTGTTTTGTTTCATCAACCAATCAAGTGAATGGTCCTTGCGGGCGACAAAGCCGTCAAGGGTCATGGCCATCATGATGTGTCCGGTGATCATAATCTGTCTCCAATTATTTATACATCGTATAATTAAATTCGATCAAAAGTTCAACTCGTGAAAAATGTGGCTAGACCAGCAAGGTTGCGATAGCCCAAAAGGCCAGGAGTGCTGCGGAAATACGGCCGGATTTCAGCCCGAATAGGCCCAATTTTTCGATCAGGACAATCATGGCAAGGGCGGCGATCCAGATCAGGTTCATTACGCCGCCGACAAACAGCAGCAGCATAAGGGCCCAGCAGCATCCAACACAATAGGTGCCGTGAATGACCCCCATCTGAAACGCGCCTAATGTGCCCTTGCGCCAGTTGCGCGAGAGCCATTCAGCTGGGCTATGGCAATGTTGCAAGCAGGCCTGTTTGATCGGGGTCAACTGGTATAGCGCAGCGGTGAACAGGATCAGCGCGCTGAACCATGGAGCCATTGACCACAGCATCATCGACGACAACAGCCCGCTGGCAACCAGCGCCATCTGTACGGCTGTGACTATCACCGAAAAGATCAGCCAGATGGTCAGGTAACCGCTGAGAAAGACGGCGATGGACACTGGCCCCTGTTGCATCCGGCCCTTGCGCTGGGCGTGGCGCATGGTGCGGGCATAGAGCAGCATCGCGGGCGCGGCCGAGGGTAGCATCATGGCGATCATCATGATCCACCACATCGAAGCCATCAGGACGAAATGTGCGGGTCCTTCTGTGGCCAATGGTGCGGTCATCTGCATCGGGCGTAGAGGTTGGTTAAGGTGTGGGAAGAGGCCACTGCGGGTCATTTCCAGTGCGGTCATGCCCATTCCCGCGCCGGAGATGACCCAGAGCCATGCCAGTGTACAGATCAGGGTGAGACCGCCAATCAAGATGGCGCGGTCGCGCCGGATCAGCCGTTCAAGCGTTGGGGCGGTGGCCATTTCAGGCGGCGTTTTCAATCACACCATGTGGGCCATAAGACGCGTGCCACAGGACACCGTAGACGCTCTCGTATTGCATTTTGAGACCGGCATCGATGGTGACGTCGCCTGATCCCATTTCGGCCTCGCGGAACTCGAACCCCTCGGGTAGGACAATGCGGGCACGGTGTGGTTTGCCGGTGACCGGGTTTTTGATCGGGGTGATGTTGAGCATGGTCTTGCCATCAACAACCAGCTTGCCGGTGCGGGCTTCGATATCGGCCTCGAACTTAAGATCGGCAAAGATCGGGTCGTCTTCGCCATCCATGGTGGAGCCGTAAATGTTGAACACAGTTGTAGGTTCTTGTTCTTCGCCGCCAAGGATTTTGAACAGCGCGTCGACCTGTTCATCGGTGGCGCGTTTGTCGATGATCCCTTGAGCCCAGCCGCCGCCCTCGTGTACTGGCCCTGGCCAGCGGTAAGAGGCGCCGATGATGAGCCCGTCCAGACGGACATCGCCAAAGTAGCCTTCCTCAATCAAATGCGCCTCGCCGCCCTCGCACACATCGCGCGATGGTTTTCCGTTGAATTCGCACGGGCAGCCATAGTCGCAACTGCAGACGCCAATCTTGGGCCCGCTGATTTTCCAGTCGATATAAGTCATTTTGTTCCCCCCCAAATGGTCTGGTGTTGAAATGTCACTGTTAAATTGTTGGAACTGAAATATGGGCGAGGATAGCACAGGGGGCGGGTTTTCCCAAAAGTGGTCCAACTTCCTGCGATACATGGATTTTAAAGGAAATTGCCAAGTAGCCGGGCAGGTGTATGAAGCGCCATCCATTCGAATCCGGCCAGATTCCAGCCCAATGTAATAGTGAATATATTGAACGGATGGGGAAACGGAATTTTAAGAATTCATCAAAAACACATCAGCCAGCTAATCTGATGCTGAAGAGACATAATGGAACACGGCACCCGGACAGAAGTCGTTATGACTGAGCAACGCTGCCAGCTTTTTGGCCTCATCGGCTTCATCATTGCTGGTCTTGTTTTTATCGCTGCGGGGATAAATTTTGGCGATCCACTGACGATTATTGTAAGTGTGATTTGGGTGATTTCGTGCCTGATTTGGATGATCCCGCTGCTACGTGGGACAAAGCGCCCTTACTCAGACTGAAACCGTGCCGTAAGTATTTTGAAGCTGGCTGCGCCAAATCCTATGGAAAACGCGCTTTCGAACCAACGGCGTAGGCGTAGGTAAAGAAGGGTCATGGCCTTTGAGGAAAATAAAATCGCATACCCATGGAAGATGACAAAGCCTAGGGTGCCAACAGAAGAAATGACAATTACGAGGCCTTGGATCGATGATCCGGCTGGAACCCCGAGCGAATATAATGAGCCAATAAATAAGATTGCCTTCGGATTTGTGAGTTGCAGCAAGAGCCCCTTTGTAAACAGCGTTGATCTGCTTCCTGTCAGCAACTTAACCTTGATTTCCTTAGGGGAGAGTGCAGAACGGGCAGCCTTGTAGGCGAGATACATCAAATAGGTTGCGCCAAAATATCGTAACACTTCGAATACCCATGCATTTGCAAGCATGATCGCGCCTAGGCCAAATGCTGCTGAAATTGCCCATATCAGCGAGCCGGCAGATATGCCTGATGCCAACGACAAACCCGATACTCTGCCTGAAGCCATAGAAGTACCAGCAATGGCGAGAGTTGCTGGGCCAGGGCTTGCACCCGCTACAAAAGCTGCGATGAGGATCAGTGGTAGATTTATATCTAATAGCATTTAGGTGTCGCCCTGCATCTTGTTGAATTGAGCGTCTACTATTCACAACGACATGTCAAAAGAAGGCTCAGAGCGGTCCTTGAGCCTCATGTAAGAGTTGTACAGATTTTGCCGTGGTGCTTCCAAGAAGGGCGGGGTTTTTCATTTACTTGGGGGCGCAAATGCAGCGCGGGCTTTGTGGGCTTTTTTGCGCATCACGCAGCTGATCGCATGGTCGTTTATTAGTCCCATGGCTTGCATGAAGGCAAAGATTGTAGTCGGGCCGAGGAATTTCCAGCCGCGTTTTTTCAGCTCTTTTGACAGCGCAACCGAGGTTGGAGAGGTCGAGGCGGTTTGTGGCTCGCCTAACTCTTCGACTGGCGGCTCGTAGCGCCAGATGAAGGCGGCTAGTGATCCCTCGACCTCGATCATTTCGGCCATGCGGTGGGCGTTGTTGATGGTGGCGTCAATCTTGAGGCGGTTGCGCACGATACCGGGATCATTCAGCAGGCGTTCGCGATCCGCGTCGGTGAACTTCATGATCGCACGGTAATCAAACCCGGCAAAGGCGGCGCGGAAGTTTTCGCGTTTGTTCAGAATGGTGCGCCAGCTAAGGCCGGACTGGAAGCTTTCCAGACACAGCTTTTCAAACAGACGGGTGTCATCGCCCACTGGATAGCCCCATTCATTGTCATGATAGGGCAAAAATTCCGGCACGTCTCCGCACCAGGCACAACGGTTTTGCCCATCCGGACCTGTGATGACCTTGTTCATGGCCCCACTTTAACCGCTACCGATAATTACACCAGTGGCAAAGACCAATGCGCCGCCCAATACCACCTGCATTGCGGCACGGAAAAATGGGGTTTGCATGAACCGGTTTTGGATCCATGCAATGGCCCACAGTTCAATAAACACTACGATAATTGCGATGATCGTCGCTGTCCAGAAATCGGTGATCAGATAGGGCAGGGCGTGACCCAAGCCACCTACAGTGGTCATTATGCCACTGGCGAAACCGCGTTTGACCGGGCTGCCGCGACCGGACAATTCACCGTCATCGCTGGCGGCCTCGGTAAAGCCCATGGAGATGCCGGCGCCGACCGAAGCGGCGAGGCCCACGAGGAAGGTGGTCCAGGTGTCTTGTGTGGCAAAGGCGGTGGCAAAGATCGGTGCGAGGGTTGAGACAGAGCCGTCCATCAGCCCGGCTAGCCCCGGCTGGACCCAAGTCAGGATGAATTTGCGATTGGCGGTTTCGGCCTCCTGGGCCTGAGCGTCGTGGTTGAGGTGACTTTCGGTCAGGTCACCGGCGCGGGTCTGGTGCCCGGCTTCGGCGGCGGCCAGATCGCCCAGCAGTTTGCGGGTGGCTGCGTCGGTGCTCTGACCAGCGGCCTTGAGGTAAAATTGCTCGGCATCGCGTTCCATCATCGCGGCCTCTTGCCGGATGCGATCAAGCCCAAGGTTTTCAATCAGCCAGACCGGGCGGCGAGCGTGGAACCCGGCGATATGTTCGCGTCGGATCAGC from Roseovarius sp. EL26 encodes:
- a CDS encoding DNA-3-methyladenine glycosylase I, with the translated sequence MNKVITGPDGQNRCAWCGDVPEFLPYHDNEWGYPVGDDTRLFEKLCLESFQSGLSWRTILNKRENFRAAFAGFDYRAIMKFTDADRERLLNDPGIVRNRLKIDATINNAHRMAEMIEVEGSLAAFIWRYEPPVEELGEPQTASTSPTSVALSKELKKRGWKFLGPTTIFAFMQAMGLINDHAISCVMRKKAHKARAAFAPPSK
- the mbfA gene encoding iron exporter MbfA; this translates as MIPGHFHRRRFADLSEQEVLALAISSEEDDARIYRSYAEKLRADYPDTAKVFDDMALEEDSHRQALIDQHDTRFGPVIPLIRREHIAGFHARRPVWLIENLGLDRIRQEAAMMERDAEQFYLKAAGQSTDAATRKLLGDLAAAEAGHQTRAGDLTESHLNHDAQAQEAETANRKFILTWVQPGLAGLMDGSVSTLAPIFATAFATQDTWTTFLVGLAASVGAGISMGFTEAASDDGELSGRGSPVKRGFASGIMTTVGGLGHALPYLITDFWTATIIAIIVVFIELWAIAWIQNRFMQTPFFRAAMQVVLGGALVFATGVIIGSG